The Channa argus isolate prfri chromosome 14, Channa argus male v1.0, whole genome shotgun sequence genome includes a window with the following:
- the LOC137098828 gene encoding serine/threonine-protein kinase MAK-like isoform X4 has product MFQKVLAVACKWYFHRDLKPENLLCMGPELVKIADFGLAREIRSQPPYTDYVSTRWYRAPEVLLKSSSYSSPIDVWAVGCIMAELYTLRPLFPGNSEVDEIFKICQVLGTPKKSDWPEGYNLAASMNFRFPKCVPTSVRSLIPNASDEAITLMKDMLQWDPEKRPSVVQALRYPYFHVGQALGAPLKYSEQHKVQQKASEAAAEPNPLFVSNLPAKLSAVKAEHHSCIQSLYQPPQLISLLQDNIEPSTKQAAALSTMSEAQDEPLSLVKNRQPMDWQTVGVTQPGATTGVENSVSGVRTGRRRWGQTSIKSVDSWDEGDDADAGVSISKKPSICSVKGQTLDGPHFRFSESKNNAVAKIASNTGVNRADSTTVSAKQHYLRQSRYLPGVNPKSSSLVGGPDAGRSLGGNSCLTRGQELEFPLNENPFMSSSNIQAKTCLSPFQKTVTGAARQRITLAPIEGTSAIDLSSAADLRIDCKIKPSTNKTTLNKLAPVNEEYEGWRRRSLNPQIPVSSTSYTGKTTFSRSTNIQPVHGRVDWNAKYGGHR; this is encoded by the exons atgtttcaaaaagtCTTGGCTGTagcatgtaaat GGTATTTCCATCGTGATTTGAAACCAGAGAACTTGCTCTGTATGGGCCCGGAGCTGGTTAAGATTGCTGATTTTGGACTCGCTAGAGAAATCCGCTCCCAGCCACCTTACACCGATTACGTTTCCACAAGATG GTATCGAGCCCCAGAGGTTTTGCTTAAATCCAGCTCCTACAGCTCACCCATTGACGTCTGGGCCGTGGGCTGCATCATGGCAGAGCTCTACACTCTCAGACCTCTGTTCCCAGGCAACAGTGAAGTGGATGAGATCTTCAAGATCTGTCAGGTGCTGGGAACGCCGAAAAAG TCAGACTGGCCTGAGGGCTACAACCTGGCCGCCTCAATGAACTTTCGCTTCCCAAAGTGTGTCCCCACCAGCGTCCGATCCTTGATCCCCAATGCCAGCGATGAGGCAATCACTCTGATGAAAGACATGCTACAGTGGGACCCAGAGAAAAGGCCAAGTGTTGTTCAG GCTCTACGATATCCCTACTTCCATGTTGGCCAGGCACTTGGTGCGCCTTTAAAGTACTCCGAGCAGCATAAGGTTCAACAAAAGGCGTCTGAAGCAGCTGCAGAACCAAACCCTCTGTTTGTGTCTAACCTTCCCGCCAAGCTAAGTGCAGTAAAGGCAGAGCATCACAGCTGCATCCAGTCTCTATACCAGCCTCCACAGCTGATTTCCCTTCTTCAGGACAACATAGAGCCAAGCacaaaacaagcagcagctCTCAGCACAATGTCAGAAGCCCAGGATGAACCTCTCAGCTTAGTAAAAAACAGGCAACCAATGGACTGGCAAACTGTAGGTGTTACTCAG CCAGGAGCAACCACAGGAGTAGAAAACAGTGTGTCTGGGGTCAGGACAGGACGTCGACGGTGGGGCCAAACATCCATCAAGTCTGTTGATAGCTGGGACGAAGGCGACGATGCAGATGCTGGAGTTTCCATCTCCAAAAAACCGAGTATCTGTTCTGTAAAGGGCCAAACACTCGATGGGCCTCACTTTCG ATTTTCAGAATCAAAGAACAATGCAGTAGCAAAGATAGCAAGCAACACCGGGGTGAACAGAGCTGACTCCACCACTGTTTCTGCCAAGCAGCACTACCTCCGCCAGTCCAGATATCTGCCTG GTGTAAATCCAAAAAGCAGCTCCTTAGTAGGAGGCCCGGATGCTGGCAGAAGCCTGGGGGGCAACTCGTGCTTAACCAGAGGACAGGAGCTGGAGTTTCCGCTTAATGAAA ACCCCTTCATGAGCAGCTCCAACATTCAGGCCAAGACGTGCTTGTCCCCTTTTCAGAAGACTGTAACAGGAGCAGCCAGACAGAGGATTACATTGGCACCAATTGAAGGAACCTCTGCAA TAGATCTATCATCGGCTGCTGATTTAAGAATTGACTGTAAAATCAAACCATCAACAAACAAGACCACCTTAAATAAACTAGCACCCGTGAATGAAG AGTATgaaggatggaggaggagatCTCTGAATCCTCAAATCCCTGTATCCAGCACCAGTTATACAGGAAAAACCACTTTCTCACGGAGCACAAACATCCAGCCTGTGCACGGACGAGTAGACTGGAATGCCAAATATGGAGGACACCGGTAG
- the LOC137098828 gene encoding serine/threonine-protein kinase MAK-like isoform X5: MNRYTTLKQLGDGTYGSVLLGRSNETGELVAIKRMKRKFYSWEECLNLRELKSLKKLNHANVVKLKEVIRENDYLYFVFEYMKENLYQLMKEREDKIFYENEIRNILFQVLTGLTFVHKHGYFHRDLKPENLLCMGPELVKIADFGLAREIRSQPPYTDYVSTRWYRAPEVLLKSSSYSSPIDVWAVGCIMAELYTLRPLFPGNSEVDEIFKICQVLGTPKKSDWPEGYNLAASMNFRFPKCVPTSVRSLIPNASDEAITLMKDMLQWDPEKRPSVVQPGATTGVENSVSGVRTGRRRWGQTSIKSVDSWDEGDDADAGVSISKKPSICSVKGQTLDGPHFRFSESKNNAVAKIASNTGVNRADSTTVSAKQHYLRQSRYLPGVNPKSSSLVGGPDAGRSLGGNSCLTRGQELEFPLNENPFMSSSNIQAKTCLSPFQKTVTGAARQRITLAPIEGTSAIDLSSAADLRIDCKIKPSTNKTTLNKLAPVNEEYEGWRRRSLNPQIPVSSTSYTGKTTFSRSTNIQPVHGRVDWNAKYGGHR; this comes from the exons ATGAACCGGTACACCACTCTGAAGCAGTTGGGGGATGGCACGTATGGCAGCGTCCTCCTGGGCAGGAGCAATGAAACTGGGGAACTGGTGGCCATAAAGAG GATGAAGAGAAAGTTTTATTCTTGGGAGGAGTGCTTGAATCTGAGAGAGCTGAAG tcacTAAAGAAGCTGAACCATGCCAACGTGGTGAAACTGAAGGAAGTCATTAGAGAAAATGACTACCTCTACTTTGTGTTTGAGTACATGAAAGAAAACCTCTATCAGCTTATGAAAGAAAG GGAAGATAAGATCTTTTATGAAAATGAGATAAGGAACATTCTGTTCCAAGTTTTGACTGGCTTAACATTTGTACATAAGCACG GGTATTTCCATCGTGATTTGAAACCAGAGAACTTGCTCTGTATGGGCCCGGAGCTGGTTAAGATTGCTGATTTTGGACTCGCTAGAGAAATCCGCTCCCAGCCACCTTACACCGATTACGTTTCCACAAGATG GTATCGAGCCCCAGAGGTTTTGCTTAAATCCAGCTCCTACAGCTCACCCATTGACGTCTGGGCCGTGGGCTGCATCATGGCAGAGCTCTACACTCTCAGACCTCTGTTCCCAGGCAACAGTGAAGTGGATGAGATCTTCAAGATCTGTCAGGTGCTGGGAACGCCGAAAAAG TCAGACTGGCCTGAGGGCTACAACCTGGCCGCCTCAATGAACTTTCGCTTCCCAAAGTGTGTCCCCACCAGCGTCCGATCCTTGATCCCCAATGCCAGCGATGAGGCAATCACTCTGATGAAAGACATGCTACAGTGGGACCCAGAGAAAAGGCCAAGTGTTGTTCAG CCAGGAGCAACCACAGGAGTAGAAAACAGTGTGTCTGGGGTCAGGACAGGACGTCGACGGTGGGGCCAAACATCCATCAAGTCTGTTGATAGCTGGGACGAAGGCGACGATGCAGATGCTGGAGTTTCCATCTCCAAAAAACCGAGTATCTGTTCTGTAAAGGGCCAAACACTCGATGGGCCTCACTTTCG ATTTTCAGAATCAAAGAACAATGCAGTAGCAAAGATAGCAAGCAACACCGGGGTGAACAGAGCTGACTCCACCACTGTTTCTGCCAAGCAGCACTACCTCCGCCAGTCCAGATATCTGCCTG GTGTAAATCCAAAAAGCAGCTCCTTAGTAGGAGGCCCGGATGCTGGCAGAAGCCTGGGGGGCAACTCGTGCTTAACCAGAGGACAGGAGCTGGAGTTTCCGCTTAATGAAA ACCCCTTCATGAGCAGCTCCAACATTCAGGCCAAGACGTGCTTGTCCCCTTTTCAGAAGACTGTAACAGGAGCAGCCAGACAGAGGATTACATTGGCACCAATTGAAGGAACCTCTGCAA TAGATCTATCATCGGCTGCTGATTTAAGAATTGACTGTAAAATCAAACCATCAACAAACAAGACCACCTTAAATAAACTAGCACCCGTGAATGAAG AGTATgaaggatggaggaggagatCTCTGAATCCTCAAATCCCTGTATCCAGCACCAGTTATACAGGAAAAACCACTTTCTCACGGAGCACAAACATCCAGCCTGTGCACGGACGAGTAGACTGGAATGCCAAATATGGAGGACACCGGTAG
- the LOC137098828 gene encoding serine/threonine-protein kinase MAK-like isoform X2 codes for MNRYTTLKQLGDGTYGSVLLGRSNETGELVAIKRMKRKFYSWEECLNLRELKSLKKLNHANVVKLKEVIRENDYLYFVFEYMKENLYQLMKERNKLLPESVVRNMTFQILQGLSFIHKHGYFHRDLKPENLLCMGPELVKIADFGLAREIRSQPPYTDYVSTRWYRAPEVLLKSSSYSSPIDVWAVGCIMAELYTLRPLFPGNSEVDEIFKICQVLGTPKKSDWPEGYNLAASMNFRFPKCVPTSVRSLIPNASDEAITLMKDMLQWDPEKRPSVVQALRYPYFHVGQALGAPLKYSEQHKVQQKASEAAAEPNPLFVSNLPAKLSAVKAEHHSCIQSLYQPPQLISLLQDNIEPSTKQAAALSTMSEAQDEPLSLVKNRQPMDWQTVGVTQPGATTGVENSVSGVRTGRRRWGQTSIKSVDSWDEGDDADAGVSISKKPSICSVKGQTLDGPHFRFSESKNNAVAKIASNTGVNRADSTTVSAKQHYLRQSRYLPGVNPKSSSLVGGPDAGRSLGGNSCLTRGQELEFPLNENPFMSSSNIQAKTCLSPFQKTVTGAARQRITLAPIEGTSAIDLSSAADLRIDCKIKPSTNKTTLNKLAPVNEEYEGWRRRSLNPQIPVSSTSYTGKTTFSRSTNIQPVHGRVDWNAKYGGHR; via the exons ATGAACCGGTACACCACTCTGAAGCAGTTGGGGGATGGCACGTATGGCAGCGTCCTCCTGGGCAGGAGCAATGAAACTGGGGAACTGGTGGCCATAAAGAG GATGAAGAGAAAGTTTTATTCTTGGGAGGAGTGCTTGAATCTGAGAGAGCTGAAG tcacTAAAGAAGCTGAACCATGCCAACGTGGTGAAACTGAAGGAAGTCATTAGAGAAAATGACTACCTCTACTTTGTGTTTGAGTACATGAAAGAAAACCTCTATCAGCTTATGAAAGAAAG aaacaagTTGCTCCCTGAGTCAGTCGTCAGAAACATGACATTTCAGATATTACAGGGACTGTCCTTTATTCATAAACATG GGTATTTCCATCGTGATTTGAAACCAGAGAACTTGCTCTGTATGGGCCCGGAGCTGGTTAAGATTGCTGATTTTGGACTCGCTAGAGAAATCCGCTCCCAGCCACCTTACACCGATTACGTTTCCACAAGATG GTATCGAGCCCCAGAGGTTTTGCTTAAATCCAGCTCCTACAGCTCACCCATTGACGTCTGGGCCGTGGGCTGCATCATGGCAGAGCTCTACACTCTCAGACCTCTGTTCCCAGGCAACAGTGAAGTGGATGAGATCTTCAAGATCTGTCAGGTGCTGGGAACGCCGAAAAAG TCAGACTGGCCTGAGGGCTACAACCTGGCCGCCTCAATGAACTTTCGCTTCCCAAAGTGTGTCCCCACCAGCGTCCGATCCTTGATCCCCAATGCCAGCGATGAGGCAATCACTCTGATGAAAGACATGCTACAGTGGGACCCAGAGAAAAGGCCAAGTGTTGTTCAG GCTCTACGATATCCCTACTTCCATGTTGGCCAGGCACTTGGTGCGCCTTTAAAGTACTCCGAGCAGCATAAGGTTCAACAAAAGGCGTCTGAAGCAGCTGCAGAACCAAACCCTCTGTTTGTGTCTAACCTTCCCGCCAAGCTAAGTGCAGTAAAGGCAGAGCATCACAGCTGCATCCAGTCTCTATACCAGCCTCCACAGCTGATTTCCCTTCTTCAGGACAACATAGAGCCAAGCacaaaacaagcagcagctCTCAGCACAATGTCAGAAGCCCAGGATGAACCTCTCAGCTTAGTAAAAAACAGGCAACCAATGGACTGGCAAACTGTAGGTGTTACTCAG CCAGGAGCAACCACAGGAGTAGAAAACAGTGTGTCTGGGGTCAGGACAGGACGTCGACGGTGGGGCCAAACATCCATCAAGTCTGTTGATAGCTGGGACGAAGGCGACGATGCAGATGCTGGAGTTTCCATCTCCAAAAAACCGAGTATCTGTTCTGTAAAGGGCCAAACACTCGATGGGCCTCACTTTCG ATTTTCAGAATCAAAGAACAATGCAGTAGCAAAGATAGCAAGCAACACCGGGGTGAACAGAGCTGACTCCACCACTGTTTCTGCCAAGCAGCACTACCTCCGCCAGTCCAGATATCTGCCTG GTGTAAATCCAAAAAGCAGCTCCTTAGTAGGAGGCCCGGATGCTGGCAGAAGCCTGGGGGGCAACTCGTGCTTAACCAGAGGACAGGAGCTGGAGTTTCCGCTTAATGAAA ACCCCTTCATGAGCAGCTCCAACATTCAGGCCAAGACGTGCTTGTCCCCTTTTCAGAAGACTGTAACAGGAGCAGCCAGACAGAGGATTACATTGGCACCAATTGAAGGAACCTCTGCAA TAGATCTATCATCGGCTGCTGATTTAAGAATTGACTGTAAAATCAAACCATCAACAAACAAGACCACCTTAAATAAACTAGCACCCGTGAATGAAG AGTATgaaggatggaggaggagatCTCTGAATCCTCAAATCCCTGTATCCAGCACCAGTTATACAGGAAAAACCACTTTCTCACGGAGCACAAACATCCAGCCTGTGCACGGACGAGTAGACTGGAATGCCAAATATGGAGGACACCGGTAG
- the LOC137098828 gene encoding serine/threonine-protein kinase MAK-like isoform X1 → MNRYTTLKQLGDGTYGSVLLGRSNETGELVAIKRMKRKFYSWEECLNLRELKSLKKLNHANVVKLKEVIRENDYLYFVFEYMKENLYQLMKEREDKIFYENEIRNILFQVLTGLTFVHKHGYFHRDLKPENLLCMGPELVKIADFGLAREIRSQPPYTDYVSTRWYRAPEVLLKSSSYSSPIDVWAVGCIMAELYTLRPLFPGNSEVDEIFKICQVLGTPKKSDWPEGYNLAASMNFRFPKCVPTSVRSLIPNASDEAITLMKDMLQWDPEKRPSVVQALRYPYFHVGQALGAPLKYSEQHKVQQKASEAAAEPNPLFVSNLPAKLSAVKAEHHSCIQSLYQPPQLISLLQDNIEPSTKQAAALSTMSEAQDEPLSLVKNRQPMDWQTVGVTQPGATTGVENSVSGVRTGRRRWGQTSIKSVDSWDEGDDADAGVSISKKPSICSVKGQTLDGPHFRFSESKNNAVAKIASNTGVNRADSTTVSAKQHYLRQSRYLPGVNPKSSSLVGGPDAGRSLGGNSCLTRGQELEFPLNENPFMSSSNIQAKTCLSPFQKTVTGAARQRITLAPIEGTSAIDLSSAADLRIDCKIKPSTNKTTLNKLAPVNEEYEGWRRRSLNPQIPVSSTSYTGKTTFSRSTNIQPVHGRVDWNAKYGGHR, encoded by the exons ATGAACCGGTACACCACTCTGAAGCAGTTGGGGGATGGCACGTATGGCAGCGTCCTCCTGGGCAGGAGCAATGAAACTGGGGAACTGGTGGCCATAAAGAG GATGAAGAGAAAGTTTTATTCTTGGGAGGAGTGCTTGAATCTGAGAGAGCTGAAG tcacTAAAGAAGCTGAACCATGCCAACGTGGTGAAACTGAAGGAAGTCATTAGAGAAAATGACTACCTCTACTTTGTGTTTGAGTACATGAAAGAAAACCTCTATCAGCTTATGAAAGAAAG GGAAGATAAGATCTTTTATGAAAATGAGATAAGGAACATTCTGTTCCAAGTTTTGACTGGCTTAACATTTGTACATAAGCACG GGTATTTCCATCGTGATTTGAAACCAGAGAACTTGCTCTGTATGGGCCCGGAGCTGGTTAAGATTGCTGATTTTGGACTCGCTAGAGAAATCCGCTCCCAGCCACCTTACACCGATTACGTTTCCACAAGATG GTATCGAGCCCCAGAGGTTTTGCTTAAATCCAGCTCCTACAGCTCACCCATTGACGTCTGGGCCGTGGGCTGCATCATGGCAGAGCTCTACACTCTCAGACCTCTGTTCCCAGGCAACAGTGAAGTGGATGAGATCTTCAAGATCTGTCAGGTGCTGGGAACGCCGAAAAAG TCAGACTGGCCTGAGGGCTACAACCTGGCCGCCTCAATGAACTTTCGCTTCCCAAAGTGTGTCCCCACCAGCGTCCGATCCTTGATCCCCAATGCCAGCGATGAGGCAATCACTCTGATGAAAGACATGCTACAGTGGGACCCAGAGAAAAGGCCAAGTGTTGTTCAG GCTCTACGATATCCCTACTTCCATGTTGGCCAGGCACTTGGTGCGCCTTTAAAGTACTCCGAGCAGCATAAGGTTCAACAAAAGGCGTCTGAAGCAGCTGCAGAACCAAACCCTCTGTTTGTGTCTAACCTTCCCGCCAAGCTAAGTGCAGTAAAGGCAGAGCATCACAGCTGCATCCAGTCTCTATACCAGCCTCCACAGCTGATTTCCCTTCTTCAGGACAACATAGAGCCAAGCacaaaacaagcagcagctCTCAGCACAATGTCAGAAGCCCAGGATGAACCTCTCAGCTTAGTAAAAAACAGGCAACCAATGGACTGGCAAACTGTAGGTGTTACTCAG CCAGGAGCAACCACAGGAGTAGAAAACAGTGTGTCTGGGGTCAGGACAGGACGTCGACGGTGGGGCCAAACATCCATCAAGTCTGTTGATAGCTGGGACGAAGGCGACGATGCAGATGCTGGAGTTTCCATCTCCAAAAAACCGAGTATCTGTTCTGTAAAGGGCCAAACACTCGATGGGCCTCACTTTCG ATTTTCAGAATCAAAGAACAATGCAGTAGCAAAGATAGCAAGCAACACCGGGGTGAACAGAGCTGACTCCACCACTGTTTCTGCCAAGCAGCACTACCTCCGCCAGTCCAGATATCTGCCTG GTGTAAATCCAAAAAGCAGCTCCTTAGTAGGAGGCCCGGATGCTGGCAGAAGCCTGGGGGGCAACTCGTGCTTAACCAGAGGACAGGAGCTGGAGTTTCCGCTTAATGAAA ACCCCTTCATGAGCAGCTCCAACATTCAGGCCAAGACGTGCTTGTCCCCTTTTCAGAAGACTGTAACAGGAGCAGCCAGACAGAGGATTACATTGGCACCAATTGAAGGAACCTCTGCAA TAGATCTATCATCGGCTGCTGATTTAAGAATTGACTGTAAAATCAAACCATCAACAAACAAGACCACCTTAAATAAACTAGCACCCGTGAATGAAG AGTATgaaggatggaggaggagatCTCTGAATCCTCAAATCCCTGTATCCAGCACCAGTTATACAGGAAAAACCACTTTCTCACGGAGCACAAACATCCAGCCTGTGCACGGACGAGTAGACTGGAATGCCAAATATGGAGGACACCGGTAG
- the LOC137098828 gene encoding serine/threonine-protein kinase MAK-like isoform X3: protein MNRYTTLKQLGDGTYGSVLLGRSNETGELVAIKRMKRKFYSWEECLNLRELKSLKKLNHANVVKLKEVIRENDYLYFVFEYMKENLYQLMKEREDKIFYENEIRNILFQVLTGLTFVHKHGYFHRDLKPENLLCMGPELVKIADFGLAREIRSQPPYTDYVSTRWYRAPEVLLKSSSYSSPIDVWAVGCIMAELYTLRPLFPGNSEVDEIFKICQVLGTPKKSDWPEGYNLAASMNFRFPKCVPTSVRSLIPNASDEAITLMKDMLQWDPEKRPSVVQALRYPYFHVGQALGAPLKYSEQHKVQQKASEAAAEPNPLFVSNLPAKLSAVKAEHHSCIQSLYQPPQLISLLQDNIEPSTKQAAALSTMSEAQDEPLSLVKNRQPMDWQTVGVTQPGATTGVENSVSGVRTGRRRWGQTSIKSVDSWDEGDDADAGVSISKKPSICSVKGQTLDGPHFRFSESKNNAVAKIASNTGVNRADSTTVSAKQHYLRQSRYLPGVNPKSSSLVGGPDAGRSLGGNSCLTRGQELEFPLNENPFMSSSNIQAKTCLSPFQKTVTGAARQRITLAPIEGTSANLSSAADLRIDCKIKPSTNKTTLNKLAPVNEEYEGWRRRSLNPQIPVSSTSYTGKTTFSRSTNIQPVHGRVDWNAKYGGHR from the exons ATGAACCGGTACACCACTCTGAAGCAGTTGGGGGATGGCACGTATGGCAGCGTCCTCCTGGGCAGGAGCAATGAAACTGGGGAACTGGTGGCCATAAAGAG GATGAAGAGAAAGTTTTATTCTTGGGAGGAGTGCTTGAATCTGAGAGAGCTGAAG tcacTAAAGAAGCTGAACCATGCCAACGTGGTGAAACTGAAGGAAGTCATTAGAGAAAATGACTACCTCTACTTTGTGTTTGAGTACATGAAAGAAAACCTCTATCAGCTTATGAAAGAAAG GGAAGATAAGATCTTTTATGAAAATGAGATAAGGAACATTCTGTTCCAAGTTTTGACTGGCTTAACATTTGTACATAAGCACG GGTATTTCCATCGTGATTTGAAACCAGAGAACTTGCTCTGTATGGGCCCGGAGCTGGTTAAGATTGCTGATTTTGGACTCGCTAGAGAAATCCGCTCCCAGCCACCTTACACCGATTACGTTTCCACAAGATG GTATCGAGCCCCAGAGGTTTTGCTTAAATCCAGCTCCTACAGCTCACCCATTGACGTCTGGGCCGTGGGCTGCATCATGGCAGAGCTCTACACTCTCAGACCTCTGTTCCCAGGCAACAGTGAAGTGGATGAGATCTTCAAGATCTGTCAGGTGCTGGGAACGCCGAAAAAG TCAGACTGGCCTGAGGGCTACAACCTGGCCGCCTCAATGAACTTTCGCTTCCCAAAGTGTGTCCCCACCAGCGTCCGATCCTTGATCCCCAATGCCAGCGATGAGGCAATCACTCTGATGAAAGACATGCTACAGTGGGACCCAGAGAAAAGGCCAAGTGTTGTTCAG GCTCTACGATATCCCTACTTCCATGTTGGCCAGGCACTTGGTGCGCCTTTAAAGTACTCCGAGCAGCATAAGGTTCAACAAAAGGCGTCTGAAGCAGCTGCAGAACCAAACCCTCTGTTTGTGTCTAACCTTCCCGCCAAGCTAAGTGCAGTAAAGGCAGAGCATCACAGCTGCATCCAGTCTCTATACCAGCCTCCACAGCTGATTTCCCTTCTTCAGGACAACATAGAGCCAAGCacaaaacaagcagcagctCTCAGCACAATGTCAGAAGCCCAGGATGAACCTCTCAGCTTAGTAAAAAACAGGCAACCAATGGACTGGCAAACTGTAGGTGTTACTCAG CCAGGAGCAACCACAGGAGTAGAAAACAGTGTGTCTGGGGTCAGGACAGGACGTCGACGGTGGGGCCAAACATCCATCAAGTCTGTTGATAGCTGGGACGAAGGCGACGATGCAGATGCTGGAGTTTCCATCTCCAAAAAACCGAGTATCTGTTCTGTAAAGGGCCAAACACTCGATGGGCCTCACTTTCG ATTTTCAGAATCAAAGAACAATGCAGTAGCAAAGATAGCAAGCAACACCGGGGTGAACAGAGCTGACTCCACCACTGTTTCTGCCAAGCAGCACTACCTCCGCCAGTCCAGATATCTGCCTG GTGTAAATCCAAAAAGCAGCTCCTTAGTAGGAGGCCCGGATGCTGGCAGAAGCCTGGGGGGCAACTCGTGCTTAACCAGAGGACAGGAGCTGGAGTTTCCGCTTAATGAAA ACCCCTTCATGAGCAGCTCCAACATTCAGGCCAAGACGTGCTTGTCCCCTTTTCAGAAGACTGTAACAGGAGCAGCCAGACAGAGGATTACATTGGCACCAATTGAAGGAACCTCTGCAA ATCTATCATCGGCTGCTGATTTAAGAATTGACTGTAAAATCAAACCATCAACAAACAAGACCACCTTAAATAAACTAGCACCCGTGAATGAAG AGTATgaaggatggaggaggagatCTCTGAATCCTCAAATCCCTGTATCCAGCACCAGTTATACAGGAAAAACCACTTTCTCACGGAGCACAAACATCCAGCCTGTGCACGGACGAGTAGACTGGAATGCCAAATATGGAGGACACCGGTAG
- the LOC137098833 gene encoding transmembrane protein 14C-like — protein sequence MAVDWVGFGYAALVSAGGIIGYVKAGSIISLVAGLLFGLSAAGGAYLTSQNPKNVWISLGTSGTLAVVMGLRFLSSWKFIPAGLMTLASGLMLARIIAGMLRRQHRS from the exons ATGGCTGTGGACTGGGTTGGGTTCGGCTACGCTGCTCTGGTCTCAGCAGGAGGAATCATCGGTTATGTTAAAGCAG GCAGCATCATCTCTCTGGTAGCAGGGCTCCTGTTTGGCCTGTCGGCTGCAGGTGGTGCTTATCTGACATCTCAAAATCCCAAGAATGTCTGGATTTCATTAG GCACCTCGGGAACTCTGGCTGTAGTGATGGGACTTAGATTTCTAAGTTCCTGGAAGTTCATACCAGCTGGTTTAATGACTTTAGCAAG tggacTGATGTTGGCAAGGATTATTGCCGGAATGCTAAGGAGGCAACACAGATCATGA